One segment of Panicum virgatum strain AP13 chromosome 3K, P.virgatum_v5, whole genome shotgun sequence DNA contains the following:
- the LOC120700822 gene encoding heterogeneous nuclear ribonucleoprotein A1-like, translating to MGGLEGARGRRRRENGAAEVLTGGAGGLGVAELWRARVYGGAAERDGGRRGCGANLKAGRGSWGGVPWGGAGVIPGEMFGRQLRERDPEEEDGPGVWGRAGSGKGKGDAVRALGSWQAGQAGQWGGERVCGLSGALGRLRGGCGDRS from the coding sequence ATGGGAGGGTTAGAAGGGGCccggggccgacggcggcgagaaAACGGGGCGGCAGAagtgctcaccggcggcgcagggggtctCGGCGTGGCCGAGCTGTGGCGTGCTAGGGTTTACGGCGGCGCGGCTGAGCGAGATGGTGGGCGCAGAGGCTGCGGGGCCAATTTAAAGGCTGGGCGGGGATCTTGGGGCGGCGTGCCGTGGGGGGGGGCGGGCGTGATCCCCGGCGAGATGTTCGGGCGGCAGTTGCGCGAGCGGGATCCGGAGGAAGAGGATGGCCCTGGCGTGTGGGGCCGGGCTGGCAGCgggaagggaaagggcgacgcGGTGCGGGCGCTGGgaagctggcaggcgggccaGGCTGGTCAGTGGGGAGGGGAGCGCGTTTGTGGGCTGAGCGGGGCGCTGGGCCGGCTGCGAGGCGGGTGTGGGGATCGGAGCTAG